One segment of Tamlana crocina DNA contains the following:
- a CDS encoding thymidylate synthase: protein MKQYHDLVKHVLENGNEKGDRTGTGTKSVFGYQMRFDLSEGFPMVTTKKLHLKSIIHELLWFLKGDTNIKYLTENGVRIWNEWADKNGDLGPVYGHQWRNWNNDEIDQVKEVIDTLKNNPNSRRMLVSAWNPSVLPDTSKSFSENVANGKAALPPCHAFFQFYVANGKLSCQLYQRSADIFLGVPFNIASYALFTMMMAQVCGYEAGEFIHTFGDAHIYSNHFEQLELQLSREPRPLPKMILNPEVKDIFDFTFDDFTLEGYNPHPHIKGAVAV, encoded by the coding sequence ATGAAACAATACCACGACTTAGTAAAGCATGTTTTAGAAAACGGCAACGAAAAAGGCGACCGCACCGGTACTGGCACCAAAAGTGTTTTTGGCTACCAAATGCGATTCGATTTAAGTGAGGGGTTCCCTATGGTAACCACCAAAAAACTGCACTTAAAATCGATTATTCACGAATTATTATGGTTTTTAAAAGGCGATACCAACATAAAATACCTCACGGAGAACGGCGTTAGAATTTGGAACGAATGGGCCGACAAAAATGGCGATTTGGGTCCTGTTTACGGTCACCAGTGGCGCAATTGGAACAATGACGAAATCGACCAGGTTAAGGAGGTAATAGACACCCTAAAAAACAACCCCAACAGTCGCAGGATGCTGGTCTCTGCCTGGAACCCTTCGGTGCTGCCCGATACTTCAAAAAGCTTTAGCGAGAACGTGGCTAATGGAAAAGCAGCACTTCCACCCTGCCACGCGTTTTTTCAGTTTTATGTGGCCAACGGAAAATTATCATGCCAATTGTACCAACGTAGTGCCGACATCTTTTTGGGTGTACCGTTCAACATTGCGTCGTATGCATTGTTCACTATGATGATGGCCCAAGTTTGTGGTTACGAAGCTGGTGAATTTATCCACACATTTGGAGATGCCCATATTTACAGTAACCATTTCGAGCAATTGGAACTGCAACTTTCCAGAGAGCCTAGACCGTTGCCAAAAATGATTTTAAATCCCGAAGTAAAAGATATTTTCGACTTTACTTTCGATGACTTTACCTTAGAGGGATACAACCCACACCCTCATATAAAAGGAGCTGTGGCGGTTTAA